The following coding sequences are from one Lactiplantibacillus paraplantarum window:
- a CDS encoding MFS transporter codes for MHSPTIKHRGAFVATLLTGTFSMSISQSSLSTAYPAFMKAFGLGADTVAWLTTGFMLVMTLMIPVSPWLLHNVTFQRLFQAIELIFAIGTGLCIWAPSFTVLMIGRLLEAIAVGIIFPSFQTVLLTITPHSERGRVMGTAGLVMGSALAVGPIISGVLLTWFPWQALFLFFLVVSLLVLAVSTVTIASVMPLQPTQLDWVSFLLSASFPILLYALGALSKKGLTVGVVSLLILGVLAAGIFVVRQLNRQPPMLQMRVFATGIFTKAVFMTGISYVGLIVTTILMPLYFQTLLGLSPLISGLSLVPAAVLLSILNPISGRLLDRIGPRVVAMIGMLLITGGFGLLAVFAHHLPLIGAIMLAMATEAGNAFVMMPSVTAGANALPNELVADGTAVTTTARQLFGSAGVMFATVLLEGMQNTLRSHAGGFAVTFAVFAGVGLIGLLLALTLPKEVAKKAV; via the coding sequence TCGCGGGGCTTTTGTCGCCACGTTACTGACAGGTACCTTTTCGATGTCAATTTCTCAGTCTTCTTTAAGCACCGCTTATCCTGCTTTTATGAAAGCTTTTGGTTTAGGAGCGGATACAGTTGCTTGGCTGACAACCGGCTTTATGTTGGTGATGACCTTGATGATTCCGGTTAGCCCATGGCTGTTGCATAATGTTACTTTCCAACGGCTTTTCCAAGCGATTGAACTCATTTTTGCCATTGGGACAGGCTTATGTATCTGGGCACCGAGTTTTACCGTGCTCATGATTGGCCGGTTGCTTGAAGCGATTGCGGTCGGGATTATTTTCCCGAGTTTCCAGACCGTGTTGCTGACGATTACGCCGCATAGTGAGCGTGGTCGGGTGATGGGCACGGCGGGATTGGTCATGGGCTCAGCCTTGGCAGTCGGTCCGATTATTTCCGGTGTTTTACTGACATGGTTCCCTTGGCAGGCTTTATTCTTGTTCTTCTTGGTCGTTTCGCTGCTTGTGCTGGCCGTTTCAACGGTGACCATTGCGTCTGTCATGCCATTGCAACCGACGCAACTGGACTGGGTCTCCTTCCTTTTATCCGCAAGTTTTCCAATTCTACTTTATGCCTTGGGTGCTTTGTCGAAAAAAGGTTTAACTGTTGGCGTGGTTAGTTTGTTGATTTTAGGCGTTCTGGCAGCTGGTATTTTCGTTGTTCGGCAATTGAATCGCCAACCACCAATGTTGCAAATGCGAGTTTTTGCCACTGGTATATTTACTAAAGCAGTGTTTATGACTGGAATTTCATACGTCGGTTTGATTGTCACCACCATTCTGATGCCGCTTTACTTTCAAACGCTACTTGGTTTGTCACCGTTGATTTCTGGCTTGTCCTTAGTGCCAGCTGCGGTGTTGCTGAGTATTTTGAATCCAATTAGCGGGCGCCTACTGGATCGCATTGGACCGCGTGTCGTGGCCATGATTGGCATGTTGTTGATTACTGGCGGCTTTGGTCTGTTAGCAGTCTTTGCCCATCATTTACCACTGATTGGGGCAATTATGTTGGCGATGGCGACTGAAGCCGGCAATGCCTTTGTGATGATGCCTTCAGTGACGGCTGGCGCGAATGCCTTGCCGAATGAGCTTGTGGCAGATGGCACTGCGGTCACAACGACGGCTCGTCAGTTATTCGGTTCTGCCGGTGTCATGTTCGCCACAGTGTTGTTGGAGGGCATGCAAAACACGCTGCGAAGTCATGCTGGCGGTTTTGCTGTTACCTTCGCTGTGTTTGCTGGCGTGGGCCTGATTGGCTTGCTGTTGGCGTTGACGTTACCAAAGGAAGTCGCGAAGAAAGCGGTATAG